Proteins encoded in a region of the Catalinimonas alkaloidigena genome:
- a CDS encoding sensor histidine kinase, with amino-acid sequence MNTTLTGSARLLKTSSYYGVAGVAVVAVLVLIGWTFDLEVLKRVIPGVVAMNPLTATLFLFCALSWSLDNVFWKKSRLPSQLFAVAVVVIALLRLIDYTLKMEYGIDTVLFAEKLTEDRDLGISNRMAVNTAFCFLLSGTALFFYTSVHRWRFHVAEGAALLTLFTALLALIGYVYVVDIFFDLLVNLPMALHTAFSFILLSLSILFTHPTRGMVAEITSPWAGGIVARKLIPVVVLVPVFLGGTLLLGQWQNAYGSDFGIAVYTLCVIVLLVIVSLGIIRSLNKSDEGRVVAEMSLMHANTALRQRTGDLERTNRELEAFTYSVSHDLRTPLRAINGYVKLLREDHAQELGSEGGDLLGIIQRNSDKMNALIDDLLWYARVGRSEMKVTRVDLNELIDTVLKDLSAAQPHQAKVQVEAVPAVKGDPILLSFLWQNLLSNALKYSSKKPQPEVHVGHRVQDKQVVYFVRDNGAGFDMRHYNELFGVFHRLHSDKEFKGTGVGLAIAQKIVEKHHGKIWAEGKVGEGATFYVTLGAAEA; translated from the coding sequence ATGAACACTACGCTCACGGGCAGTGCCCGGCTTTTAAAAACCAGTAGTTACTACGGCGTAGCGGGCGTGGCGGTGGTGGCCGTGTTGGTGCTGATCGGCTGGACGTTCGATCTGGAAGTGCTGAAGCGGGTGATTCCGGGTGTGGTGGCCATGAATCCTCTGACGGCCACATTGTTCTTGTTCTGCGCCCTCAGCTGGTCGCTGGACAACGTCTTCTGGAAAAAGAGCCGGTTGCCCAGTCAACTCTTTGCCGTGGCGGTGGTGGTCATCGCCCTGTTGCGACTGATTGACTACACGTTGAAGATGGAGTACGGGATCGATACCGTGCTGTTTGCCGAAAAACTGACCGAAGACCGCGATTTGGGCATCTCAAACCGCATGGCCGTCAACACGGCGTTCTGTTTTCTGTTGTCCGGAACGGCGCTCTTTTTTTACACCTCGGTGCATCGCTGGCGTTTCCATGTGGCCGAAGGTGCCGCGTTGCTCACGCTGTTTACGGCCCTGTTGGCCCTCATCGGTTACGTATATGTCGTCGATATCTTTTTCGACCTGCTGGTGAATCTGCCCATGGCCCTACACACGGCATTTAGCTTCATCCTCCTGTCGCTGAGCATTCTGTTTACCCATCCGACGCGGGGCATGGTGGCCGAAATTACCAGCCCCTGGGCCGGTGGCATCGTGGCGCGCAAGCTGATACCGGTGGTGGTGCTGGTGCCGGTTTTTCTGGGGGGCACGTTGCTGCTGGGCCAGTGGCAAAACGCCTACGGAAGTGATTTCGGCATCGCGGTATATACCTTGTGTGTGATCGTACTCCTGGTCATTGTGAGCCTGGGCATCATCCGCTCGCTGAATAAATCCGACGAAGGGCGCGTCGTGGCCGAGATGTCGTTGATGCACGCCAACACCGCGTTGCGCCAGCGTACCGGCGACCTGGAGCGCACCAACCGCGAGCTGGAGGCATTTACCTATTCGGTGAGCCACGACCTGCGTACGCCGCTGCGTGCCATCAACGGCTACGTCAAATTACTGCGCGAAGACCATGCACAGGAGCTGGGCTCTGAGGGCGGCGATTTACTGGGCATCATCCAGCGCAACTCCGACAAAATGAACGCCCTGATCGATGACTTACTCTGGTACGCACGCGTGGGGCGCTCGGAGATGAAGGTGACCCGCGTAGATTTGAACGAACTGATCGACACGGTTCTGAAAGACTTGTCGGCGGCCCAGCCGCATCAGGCGAAGGTGCAGGTAGAGGCGGTGCCGGCCGTCAAAGGCGATCCGATTCTGTTGAGCTTTTTGTGGCAGAACCTCCTGTCGAACGCCCTCAAGTACTCTTCCAAAAAACCGCAGCCCGAAGTGCACGTGGGCCACCGTGTGCAGGACAAGCAGGTGGTTTACTTTGTCCGTGACAACGGGGCCGGGTTCGACATGCGCCACTACAACGAACTGTTCGGAGTGTTTCACCGCCTCCATTCCGACAAGGAATTCAAGGGCACCGGCGTGGGGCTGGCCATCGCACAGAAGATCGTGGAGAAACACCACGGGAAAATCTGGGCCGAGGGCAAAGTGGGAGAGGGGGCTACGTTTTACGTAACCCTGGGTGCCGCAGAAGCCTAG
- a CDS encoding Gfo/Idh/MocA family protein has product MNRRHFLTTTAAASLAYSALPLYPALSRASPYRTALIGSGWWGMNILRTAMAAGASKVVAMCDVDQHQLQPAADEVRKLSNDRPKLYRDYRELLAKEKLEIVIVATPDHWHPLIAIAAADAGAHVYVEKPISHTLREGRAMVNAARRNGIQMQVGTHRRASPHNQSAMEFLRSGKVGKIGMVRAFVHYGGGPGEVTPDEEPPAGLDWDFWCGPAPLRAFNPRIHPKGFRMFLDYANGQLGDWGIHWLDQILWWTEEKYPKRISSVGGRFIKEDTTTAPDTQSVQYEFEDFVVEWEHRLYAANQAEKHNIGCYFYGTEGTLHLGWIDGWTFYPADKNRQIVHQEPKLHEPDQQNIPELWADFLASITRKRPPMCDIEIGHRSTSMSLLGMLSYKLGRGIAWDGEKEEIPNDVEANHLLSRPYRGPWEYPTV; this is encoded by the coding sequence ATGAATCGTCGCCATTTTCTCACCACCACCGCGGCCGCCAGTCTGGCGTATTCGGCCCTTCCCCTTTACCCTGCGCTATCGCGCGCATCCCCCTACCGTACGGCACTGATCGGCTCCGGCTGGTGGGGCATGAACATCCTGCGGACTGCCATGGCGGCGGGTGCCTCCAAGGTGGTGGCGATGTGCGACGTGGACCAGCACCAGTTGCAACCCGCGGCCGACGAAGTCCGCAAACTGAGCAACGACCGCCCCAAGCTGTACCGCGACTACCGTGAACTCCTGGCCAAAGAGAAACTTGAGATCGTAATCGTCGCGACGCCCGACCACTGGCACCCGCTCATCGCCATTGCGGCAGCCGACGCGGGAGCACACGTTTACGTCGAGAAACCCATCAGCCATACGCTGCGGGAAGGCCGGGCGATGGTGAACGCCGCCCGCCGCAACGGCATCCAGATGCAGGTCGGGACGCACCGGCGCGCCTCGCCGCACAACCAGTCGGCGATGGAATTTCTGCGTTCGGGGAAAGTCGGTAAGATCGGGATGGTACGGGCGTTTGTCCACTACGGTGGAGGCCCCGGGGAGGTAACACCCGACGAAGAGCCACCGGCCGGCCTCGATTGGGATTTCTGGTGCGGACCGGCGCCACTGCGGGCGTTCAATCCACGCATCCACCCGAAAGGGTTCCGCATGTTCCTCGATTACGCGAACGGTCAACTCGGCGACTGGGGCATCCACTGGCTCGACCAGATTTTGTGGTGGACGGAAGAGAAATACCCGAAACGCATCTCGTCGGTCGGAGGAAGGTTCATCAAAGAAGACACGACCACCGCGCCCGACACGCAATCGGTACAGTACGAATTCGAGGATTTTGTAGTGGAGTGGGAACACCGGCTCTACGCGGCCAATCAGGCAGAAAAGCATAACATCGGGTGTTATTTCTACGGTACGGAGGGCACGCTTCACCTGGGGTGGATCGACGGGTGGACGTTCTACCCGGCCGACAAAAACCGGCAGATCGTTCACCAGGAACCGAAGCTGCACGAACCCGACCAGCAGAACATTCCTGAACTGTGGGCCGACTTTCTGGCATCGATCACCCGCAAACGACCGCCGATGTGCGACATTGAAATCGGGCATCGTTCCACGAGCATGAGCTTGTTGGGCATGCTGTCGTACAAATTGGGGCGCGGCATCGCCTGGGACGGCGAAAAAGAAGAGATCCCGAACGATGTGGAGGCTAACCACTTGCTCAGTCGCCCGTACCGGGGTCCGTGGGAATACCCGACGGTCTAG
- a CDS encoding M28 family peptidase yields the protein MLRARSLLLLLSGAFLYQPLWAQKAASTVDAFVQPAQVKSHIEFLAADELRGRATGTPENAIAARYLAEQYQAMGLLTPPGLDDYLQPVALLKRVPPTSATLTLGREAFQLNQDLIFTSARAGQYAGPVLFVGYGMPEDLAGKDVKGKILVAQAGTADPKQPFYHITAQKKEAASQAGARALIEVYTPQAIPWAGLLSYFGHTAFTPVPENAAQPLPAAWLLDDDGSLLDRLRAATDLTGSLTLAGAYEGEVTVPNVVGWIKGSDPALRDQYLVLSAHFDHIGVQAASDGGDSIYNGARDNALGVTAMLSTAAYFAKHPPKRSVVFLACNAEEVGLLGSAWYAAHPLFPLKQTVFDLNSDGAGYNDTSKVTIIGFNRTSVTDLLTQSAAAYGLEAIDDPVPAQNLYDRSDNVSFAAQGVPSVNYAPGTTAFDEALMKYYHQAADEPASLDYDYVVKFTKAFVLTAEQIANQTKKPSWTKGDKYEAAGKALYGK from the coding sequence ATGCTTCGCGCCCGTTCCCTATTGCTGCTCCTGTCGGGAGCATTTCTTTACCAGCCTCTGTGGGCCCAGAAAGCGGCCAGTACCGTCGATGCCTTCGTGCAGCCTGCGCAGGTCAAAAGCCACATCGAATTTCTGGCCGCCGACGAACTGCGCGGACGCGCTACCGGCACGCCCGAAAACGCCATTGCGGCGCGCTATCTGGCCGAACAGTACCAGGCGATGGGCCTCCTGACGCCCCCCGGGCTGGACGATTACCTGCAACCCGTCGCGCTGCTGAAGCGCGTACCGCCTACCTCGGCGACGTTGACCTTGGGCCGTGAAGCGTTTCAGTTGAATCAGGACCTGATTTTTACGAGCGCACGGGCGGGGCAATATGCCGGTCCGGTGCTGTTCGTGGGGTACGGCATGCCAGAGGACCTGGCCGGGAAAGACGTCAAAGGCAAGATTCTGGTGGCCCAGGCGGGCACGGCCGATCCCAAACAACCGTTCTACCACATCACGGCCCAGAAAAAAGAGGCCGCTTCGCAGGCCGGGGCGCGGGCCCTCATTGAAGTGTACACTCCGCAGGCCATTCCGTGGGCGGGCCTGCTCAGTTACTTCGGACACACGGCGTTTACTCCCGTTCCGGAAAACGCAGCCCAGCCGTTGCCGGCGGCGTGGCTTCTGGACGACGACGGCTCGCTTCTCGATCGCTTGCGCGCGGCCACCGACCTGACTGGGTCGCTGACTCTGGCCGGCGCGTACGAAGGCGAAGTGACCGTGCCCAACGTGGTGGGGTGGATCAAAGGTTCTGACCCGGCGCTGCGCGACCAGTACCTTGTGCTGTCGGCCCACTTCGACCACATTGGGGTACAAGCGGCTTCTGACGGAGGCGATTCGATCTACAACGGCGCCCGCGACAATGCGCTGGGCGTCACGGCAATGCTCTCGACCGCCGCCTATTTTGCGAAACATCCGCCCAAACGTTCGGTGGTGTTTCTGGCCTGCAATGCCGAAGAGGTAGGGTTGCTCGGCAGTGCGTGGTACGCTGCACATCCGCTGTTCCCGCTGAAACAGACCGTGTTCGACCTCAATTCCGACGGCGCGGGCTACAACGATACCTCGAAGGTGACCATTATCGGGTTCAACCGAACGTCGGTTACCGACCTCCTTACCCAAAGTGCGGCAGCCTATGGCCTGGAAGCCATCGACGATCCGGTTCCGGCACAGAACCTGTACGACCGCTCCGACAACGTCAGCTTTGCGGCGCAGGGCGTGCCGTCGGTCAACTACGCTCCGGGCACTACCGCCTTCGACGAAGCGCTGATGAAGTACTACCACCAGGCGGCCGACGAACCCGCATCGCTCGATTATGACTACGTCGTGAAGTTTACCAAAGCCTTTGTGCTGACGGCCGAACAAATCGCCAACCAGACCAAGAAACCTTCCTGGACCAAAGGCGACAAGTACGAAGCCGCCGGGAAAGCCCTGTACGGAAAATAA
- a CDS encoding Gfo/Idh/MocA family protein, translated as MKQDNLPKRHLNRREFVKGAGLAAGAFMIVPRHVLGKGFVAPSDKLNIAGVGIGGMGKANLKNLESENIVALCDVDHAYAAPVFETYPNAKRYKDYRQMLDKQKDIDALVIATPDHTHAVVAMAGLQMGKHLYVQKPLTFTVYEARVLADAARKAKVVTQMGNQGHSTDDARKINEWIQAGAIGEVSEVHAWTNRPIWPQGMPRPEKSQPVPDTLAWDLFLGPAPFVPYNEAYTPFKWRGWTDYGVGAIGDMGAHLIDHPNWALELGPPSSVMATSTPFNKESYPLATIVHYEFPAKAGRPAVTMHWYDGGLMPPRPDELPEGEEMNKTGGVIFVGSKGKLMHETYGRNPRLLPQGLMDAFQPPKPTIPRVTVSHEMDWANACKEGKGRKPSSNFDYAGPLTETMLLGVVGLYEPNKKLIWDNTNMQFTNAPELNQYLRRDYRDGWSLGL; from the coding sequence ATGAAACAAGACAACCTGCCCAAACGCCACCTCAACCGCCGTGAATTTGTAAAAGGCGCGGGTCTGGCCGCCGGGGCCTTTATGATTGTGCCCCGCCACGTGCTCGGCAAGGGGTTTGTAGCGCCCAGTGACAAGCTGAACATTGCCGGTGTCGGCATCGGCGGCATGGGGAAAGCCAACCTCAAAAATCTGGAAAGTGAGAACATCGTGGCGCTCTGCGACGTGGACCACGCCTACGCCGCGCCGGTGTTCGAAACCTATCCCAACGCCAAGCGGTACAAAGACTACCGCCAGATGCTCGACAAACAGAAAGACATCGACGCCCTGGTGATTGCCACCCCCGACCACACCCACGCCGTCGTGGCGATGGCGGGCCTGCAAATGGGCAAGCACCTGTACGTGCAGAAGCCCTTGACGTTCACCGTATACGAAGCCCGAGTGCTGGCCGATGCCGCCCGCAAAGCCAAGGTCGTCACCCAGATGGGCAACCAGGGACACTCGACCGACGACGCCCGTAAGATCAACGAATGGATTCAGGCCGGGGCCATCGGCGAAGTAAGCGAAGTCCACGCCTGGACCAACCGGCCGATCTGGCCGCAGGGCATGCCCCGCCCCGAAAAATCGCAGCCCGTTCCGGATACGCTGGCGTGGGACCTGTTCCTCGGGCCGGCGCCGTTTGTGCCGTATAACGAAGCCTACACGCCGTTCAAATGGCGCGGCTGGACCGACTATGGCGTCGGCGCCATCGGCGACATGGGCGCGCACCTGATCGACCATCCCAACTGGGCGCTCGAACTGGGGCCGCCGTCGAGCGTGATGGCCACGTCCACGCCCTTCAACAAAGAAAGTTATCCGCTGGCGACCATCGTCCATTACGAGTTTCCGGCCAAGGCCGGCCGCCCCGCCGTCACCATGCACTGGTACGACGGGGGTCTGATGCCGCCCCGCCCCGACGAACTGCCCGAGGGCGAAGAGATGAACAAAACCGGCGGGGTGATCTTTGTGGGCTCGAAAGGCAAGCTGATGCACGAGACCTACGGACGCAACCCGCGCCTGCTGCCGCAGGGGTTGATGGACGCCTTCCAGCCTCCCAAGCCGACGATTCCGCGCGTCACCGTCAGCCACGAAATGGACTGGGCCAACGCCTGCAAAGAAGGCAAAGGGCGCAAACCCAGTTCCAACTTCGATTACGCCGGGCCCCTCACCGAAACGATGCTGCTGGGCGTCGTAGGGTTGTACGAACCGAACAAGAAGCTGATCTGGGACAACACCAACATGCAGTTTACCAACGCACCCGAACTGAACCAGTACCTGCGCCGCGACTACCGCGACGGCTGGTCGCTCGGGCTGTAA
- a CDS encoding alkaline phosphatase, with translation MHRSLHACFRPLSVLSLLGLSAWLSSCTNPSAAPGNQMASADTAASRPNIILLIGDGMGLSQVSSAFYFGEGEPNFARFPIIGLSRTSSSSHKITDSAAGATAFSAGQKTYNGAIGVDDNEQPLPNILEILEQACPDCPTGLVATSSITHATPASFFAHEAKRSSEEAIAAQMTHSPVDFFAGGGKDFFFHRSDGLSYYDTLTQAGFVLDTTALTPQSWKAGQKYGYLLAGTGMPTMLEDRGDFLPNATQLALDYLTQAGQPFFLMVEGSQIDWGGHENNGEYLVQEVLDFDKTLGVALDFAEKQGNTLVVVTADHETGGFTLHSTDVPTANGTRSDYDSISFGFSTGGHSGTLIPVFAYGPGAEQFAGVYQNTAIFDKMRQTMQLPQ, from the coding sequence ATGCATCGTTCTTTACACGCTTGTTTCCGGCCGCTGTCGGTCCTGAGTCTGCTGGGTCTGTCGGCTTGGCTGTCGTCCTGTACCAACCCTTCGGCCGCGCCAGGTAACCAGATGGCTTCGGCCGATACCGCCGCCAGCCGCCCGAACATCATCCTGTTGATCGGCGATGGCATGGGCCTTTCGCAGGTCTCCAGCGCCTTCTACTTCGGTGAGGGCGAACCTAACTTTGCGCGCTTTCCCATCATCGGCCTGAGCCGCACGTCCTCGTCCAGCCATAAAATCACCGATTCGGCGGCAGGGGCCACGGCCTTTTCGGCCGGACAGAAAACCTACAACGGCGCCATCGGCGTCGACGACAACGAACAACCGCTTCCGAACATCCTGGAAATTCTGGAACAGGCGTGCCCCGACTGCCCCACCGGGCTGGTCGCCACGTCGTCCATCACCCACGCGACGCCCGCCTCCTTTTTTGCGCACGAGGCCAAACGCAGCAGCGAAGAAGCCATTGCGGCGCAGATGACGCACTCGCCCGTTGATTTCTTTGCGGGCGGCGGAAAAGATTTCTTCTTTCACCGGAGCGACGGCCTGAGTTACTACGACACGCTGACGCAGGCGGGCTTTGTGCTGGACACGACAGCCCTGACGCCGCAATCGTGGAAGGCCGGTCAGAAATACGGCTACCTGCTGGCGGGGACGGGCATGCCCACCATGCTGGAAGACCGGGGCGATTTTCTGCCCAACGCCACCCAACTGGCGCTCGACTACCTGACACAGGCGGGGCAGCCGTTTTTCCTGATGGTGGAAGGTTCGCAGATCGACTGGGGCGGTCACGAAAACAACGGCGAATACCTCGTGCAGGAAGTGCTCGACTTCGACAAGACGCTGGGCGTCGCGCTCGATTTCGCCGAGAAACAGGGCAATACGCTGGTAGTGGTCACGGCCGATCACGAAACGGGCGGTTTCACGCTCCATTCGACCGACGTGCCGACCGCCAACGGCACGCGCAGCGACTACGATTCGATCAGCTTCGGTTTTTCGACCGGAGGCCATTCGGGCACGTTGATTCCGGTGTTTGCCTACGGTCCGGGGGCCGAGCAGTTTGCGGGAGTGTATCAGAACACCGCCATCTTCGACAAGATGCGCCAGACGATGCAACTGCCCCAGTAA
- a CDS encoding iron chaperone translates to MQTSAATSVDAYISGFSDELRQRLTAIRTVVQQVAPEAQEIIKYQMPTFVWHGNLVHFAAFKHHIGFYPVPSAIDAFQEELVGYKRAKGTVQFPHDQPLPLDLIRRMVAFRVQENQAKAAQKAKKGTV, encoded by the coding sequence ATGCAAACTTCTGCCGCTACTTCCGTGGATGCGTACATTTCCGGCTTCTCAGACGAACTCCGGCAACGGCTGACGGCCATCCGCACCGTGGTGCAGCAGGTCGCGCCCGAAGCGCAGGAAATCATCAAGTACCAGATGCCGACGTTCGTGTGGCACGGAAATCTGGTCCACTTTGCCGCGTTCAAGCACCACATCGGTTTTTATCCGGTGCCTTCGGCCATTGACGCTTTTCAGGAAGAACTGGTCGGCTACAAACGCGCCAAAGGCACAGTCCAGTTTCCCCACGACCAACCGCTGCCCCTGGACCTGATCCGGCGCATGGTCGCGTTTCGGGTGCAGGAAAACCAAGCAAAGGCGGCGCAAAAAGCGAAGAAGGGCACCGTTTAG